From Arachis stenosperma cultivar V10309 chromosome 2, arast.V10309.gnm1.PFL2, whole genome shotgun sequence, one genomic window encodes:
- the LOC130963613 gene encoding uncharacterized protein LOC130963613, whose translation MEIRVFSELVNKSRVAEDCVRKAAAEKGNLRVPFQRPSGRNFAPRGRNFKRGGSIPQQTQGQGNYRRLNTNVNQGRRFGKQPQQDLNCQRCGKYHPGVPCRLGLGVCYSCGQLGHIASNCPEKKKYETGRVQQPGRVYTTSTVGAEGSETLIRDNCEMAGKILNALFDSGASHSFIAFEKAHELGLRMVVLGYDLKVYNATHEAMVTRIGCPQVSFRVQQREFVHDLICLPMTGLDLILGLDWLSKNHVLLDCSEKLVQFMPEGSEAPVVVNSYYLNSMIINCSGTECQGIMLLTAGVSGDDQSLEQIPVVCEFSDVFPDDINEFPPNREVEFAIELVPGSGPISITPYRMSPLEMAELKAQLEDLLGKHFIRPSVSPWGAPVLLVKKKDGSMRLCVDYRQLNKITVKNKYPLPRIDDLMDQLQGAGVFSKIDLRS comes from the coding sequence ATGGAGATCAGGGTGTTTTCTGAATTGGTGAATAAGAGTAGGGTGGCTGAGGATTGTGTGAGGAAGGCGGCAGCAGAGAAAGGAAATTTGAGGGTGCCTTTTCAGAGACCTTCAGGAAGGAACTTTGCTCCGAGAGGTAGGAATTTCAAGCGTGGAGGCTCTATTCCGCAGCAGACTCAGGGACAAGGTAATTACAGAAGGCTGAATACCAATGTTAATCAGggaagaagatttgggaagcAGCCACAGCAGGATCTGAATTGTCAGAGGTGCGGAAAGTATCATCCTGGAGTTCCGTGCAGACTAGGACTTGGAGTATGCTATTCCTGTGGACAGCTTGGGCATATAGCCAGTAATtgcccagagaagaagaagtatGAGACTGGTAGGGTGCAGCAGCCGGGGAGAGTATACACCACTTCTACCGTAggtgctgagggatctgagacactgaTTAGAGATAATTGTGAAATGGCTGGTAAAAtcttaaatgctttatttgattcaggAGCAAGTcattcatttattgcatttgaaAAGGCCCATGAATTAGGATTGAGAATGGTGGTTTTAGGTTATGATTTGAAAGTATATAATGCTACTCATGAAGCTATGGTGACTAGGATAGGATGTCCACAAGTTTCCTTTCGAGTACAACAGCGTGAATTTGTGCATGATTTGATTTGTTTGCCTATGACTGGTCTTGATCTCattttgggattggattggttatccaAGAATCATGTTTTGCTTGATTGTTCTGAGAAGTTAGTACAGTTTATGCCGGAAGGGTCAGAAGCACCGGTTGTGGTGAATAGTTACTATTTGAATTCTATGATAATAAACTGTTCAGGAACTGAATGTCAGGGTATTATGTTATTAACTGCGGGAGTATCAGGTGATGATCAGAGTTTagagcagattccggttgtaTGTGAATTTTCAGATGTGTTTCCGGATGATATTAATGAATtcccacctaaccgagaggttgaatTTGCAATCGAGTTGGTACCTGGATCCGGTCCAATTTCGATtactccttataggatgtcaccttTAGAAATGGCTGAATTGAAAGCTCAGCTGGAAGATTTGTTGGGTAAGCATTTCATCcgaccaagtgtttctccgTGGGGAGCACCAGTGTTACtagtaaagaagaaggatgggagtatgcgttTGTGTGTCGACTATCGGCAGTTGAATAAGATCACTGTGAAGAACAAATATCCGTTGCCTAGAATCGATGATCTAATGGATCAGTTACAGGGAGCCGGTGTGTTTTCTAAGATTGATCTGCGATCCTGA
- the LOC130961916 gene encoding E3 ubiquitin-protein ligase PUB24-like encodes MDNEIEVPQYFICPISLQIMKDPVTAITGITYDRESIEKWLFKNKNTTCPVTKMPLPNDSDLTPNHTLRRLIQAWCTQNSSLGIDRIPTPKPPLNKVQVLKLLKDLKDPRLKIKSLRQLELLATENERNKKCLLDSGVPKAMIMFILDCYKKGMNQIGEGIEEALSLLQFVKVSSEDVKILMSENVFDLVLDSLTWLLGCDFSENSATVKSQAVLVIKNLIQRGDSSVIQRLKVEFFEKIVKVLRNGVVTQQGISGALKVLLSACAYGRNRIMMVECGAVFEMIEIEMRTPEKIITELTMSILFHLCSCASGRAQFLCHKGSMAVLTERILKVSAAVDDRAIIILSLISKFSATNLVLQEMLKVGTVAKLCLVLQSDHAKYIKEKAMEIIKNHSQVWRNSPCFPDKSSFFGKFA; translated from the coding sequence ATGGATAATGAAATTGAAGTTCCTCAATATTTCATATGTCCAATTTCACTTCAAATCATGAAGGATCCTGTGACTGCCATAACAGGAATCACATATGATAGAGAAAGCATTGAGAAATGGCTTTTCAAGAACAAGAACACAACATGTCCAGTTACCAAAATGCCCCTACCGAATGATTCTGATCTTACACCAAACCATACCCTTCGCCGTTTGATCCAAGCATGGTGCACTCAAAATTCTTCACTGGGAATTGATAGAATCCCAACACCAAAGCCCCCACTTAACAAAGTTCAAGTTTTGAAGCTCCTTAAGGATCTTAAGGACCCAAGATTGAAGATCAAGAGTTTAAGGCAATTGGAGCTTCTTGCAACTGAAAATGAGAGGAACAAGAAGTGTTTGCTTGATTCTGGTGTCCCAAAAGCCATGATCATGTTCATATTGGATTGTTACAAAAAGGGTATGAATCAAATTGGTGAAGGTATTGAAGAAGCTCTTAGTTTGTTACAATTTGTTAAGGTTTCTTCCGAGGATGTTAAGATTCTTATGTCCGAGAATGTTTTTGATTTGGTGTTGGATTCTCTAACATGGCTTCTGGGGTGCGATTTTTCGGAGAATTCGGCGACTGTAAAATCACAAGCTGTTCTAGTGATCAAGAACTTGATCCAAAGGGGTGATTCAAGTGTTATTCAGAGGCTTAAAGTTGAGTTCTTTGAGAAGATTGTGAAGGTTTTGAGAAATGGTGTTGTAACACAACAAGGTATTAGCGGCGCTTTGAAAGtgttgctaagtgcttgtgcgTATGGAAGAAACAGGATCATGATGGTGGAATGTGGTGCAGTTTTTGAGATGATTGAGATTGAAATGAGAACACCTGAGAAGATAATCACTGAATTAACAATGTCTATTCTGTTTCATCTATGTTCATGTGCTAGTGGAAGAGCTCAATTCTTGTGTCACAAAGGTTCAATGGCGGTTTTGACGGAAAGGATTTTGAAGGTTTCAGCGGCGGTTGATGATAGAGCTATAATTATTCTATCATTGATATCCAAATTCTCTGCTACAAATTTGGTGCTTCAAGAGATGTTGAAGGTTGGAACTGTTGCAAAGCTTTGTTTGGTTCTTCAGAGTGATCATGCAAAGTACATCAAAGAAAAAGCAATGGAAATTATTAAGAATCATTCTCAGGTTTGGAGGAACTCTCCTTGTTTTCCTGATAAGTCTTCTTTTTTTGGCAAGTTTGCATaa